In Corylus avellana chromosome ca2, CavTom2PMs-1.0, the following proteins share a genomic window:
- the LOC132169282 gene encoding ankyrin repeat-containing protein At5g02620-like: MVSELKVLRLNPYGSMVLEYDIRAKGERTLDEYRAQCGPLLQAALKGDWSAANAFLRQYPGCVRVPITKQRDTALHSAVAVKGTSFVEELLKQMNPDDLQLRNINGATALHVAAQTGDVRIAKKMVEKNKQLPLMNNSQGMKPLHVAAHLGHKHMVNYLFSFSVTSFEDLTTVDRINLLHYTITAGFYGIALQILIKDPNLANADAGTEFRRRALAELARKPFVIGRQRHKGMYTNDLMGTLAHQIVERLWNMVNEVPRERFSSKLVHDYMTLLVEAAKVGNVEFIMIIVRSYPDLLWQVDEEYGSLFHVATLYRQESVFNLIDNIGSMKENFTTYITFKGDNMLHFAGKLGANSDRLNTTSTSALQMQQELLWFKKIAKIVPPSYVYMKNSEHETPNDIFIREHKVLYEKGEKWMKQTANYCMVVATLIATVVFTAAFTVPGGNHQITGKPLLLNSISFKVFFISNGIALVFSSTSILIFLSILTSRYGEKDFFKSIPLRLLFGLAALFIAIAGMVIAFSATFFLVYYSEAKWAPILITSLASIPIILFVLAHFRLYVDTIHSTYWSRFLFRSHKRKIF, from the exons atggtatcagagctaaaggtCCTGAGATTGAACCCTTATGGGTCAATGGTATTAGAgtatgatatcagagccaaag gAGAAAGAACATTAGATGAATACCGTGCCCAGTGTGGTCCCCTACTTCAAGCTGCCTTAAAGGGTGATTGGTCGGCTGCTAACGCTTTTCTTAGACAATACCCAGGCTGTGTTCGAGTTCCAATAACGAAACAGCGTGATACAGCACTGCACAGTGCAGTAGCTGTAAAAGGCACCTCTTTTGTAGAAGAACTGTTGAAACAGATGAATCCAGATGATTTGCAATTAAGAAACATAAATGGAGCTACAGCCCTTCACGTTGCTGCTCAAACGGGAGATGTAAGAATCGCTAAGAAGATGgtggaaaaaaacaaacaacttccATTGATGAATAATAGCCAAGGAATGAAACCGCTTCACGTTGCAGCTCATCTAGGACACAAACACATGGTCAATTATCTATTCTCATTCTCTGTGACTTCTTTTGAGGACTTGACTACCGTTGACCGCATTAATCTCCTTCATTATACTATTACCGCTGGTTTTTACG GTATTGCATTGCAAATTCTGATAAAGGATCCGAACTTAGCAAATGCCGATGCTGGCACTGAATTTAGGCGAAGAGCTTTGGCAGAGTTGGCCAGAAAACCTTTTGTCATTGGCCGCCAAA GGCACAAAGGGATGTATACCAATGATTTGATGGGGACACTAGCCCATCAGATAGTTGAACGGCTTTGGAACATGGTTAATGAAGTGCCAAGGGAACGTTTTTCATCAAAACTGGTTCATGATTATATGACTTTACTTGTTGAAGCTGCAAAAGTAGGAAATGTTGAATTTATAATGATAATCGTACGCTCTTATCCCGATCTCTTATGGCAAGTAGATGAAGAATACGGGAGTTTATTTCATGTTGCTACTTTATATCGACAAGAGAGTGTATTCaatttaatagataatataGGTAGCATGAAGGAAAATTTTACAACCTATATCACCTTTAAAGGTGATAACATGCTGCACTTTGCTGGAAAATTGGGTGCTAATTCAGATCGATTAAATACCACATCAACATCAGCTCTTCAAATGCAACAGGAATTGTTGTGGTTTAAG AAAATAGCAAAGATTGTGCCGCCTTCATATGTTTACATGAAGAATTCCGAGCATGAAACACCTAACGATATATTTATAAGGGAACATAAAGTGTTGTATGAAAAAGGTGAAAAGTGGATGAAGCAAACAGCAAACTACTGCATGGTTGTGGCAACATTGATTGCTACTGTGGTTTTCACTGCAGCCTTCACTGTACCCGGTGGCAACCATCAAATAACAGGGAAACCTCTTCTTTTGAATAGTATTTCGTTTAAGGTATTCTTCATATCAAATGGCATAGCATTGGTCTTCTCTTCAACTTCGATCTTAATATTCTTGTCAATTCTCACGTCACGTTACGGAGAGAAGGATTTTTTCAAGTCAATACCTCTAAGGTTACTGTTTGGACTTGCTGCACTCTTCATCGCTATAGCAGGCATGGTAATAGCCTTCAGTGCAACCTTCTTTTTGGTATATTACAGTGAAGCAAAATGGGCTCCGATTCTTATTACTTCTTTGGCTTCTATCCCaataattctttttgttttagcACATTTTCGACTTTATGTTGATACAATTCACTCAACATACTGGTCTAGATTTCTTTTCCGGTCACACAAACGTAAAATTTTCTAG